The proteins below are encoded in one region of Vicia villosa cultivar HV-30 ecotype Madison, WI unplaced genomic scaffold, Vvil1.0 ctg.002102F_1_1, whole genome shotgun sequence:
- the LOC131637865 gene encoding uncharacterized protein LOC131637865 encodes MAYQSYSDFSTNSTNPFYLHPNKNPSLVLVSPLLDDKNYHTWARSMHIALISKNKERFIDGTIMKPPVFYPLYAPWFCCNTMVLAWIHRLIFESIAKFVLWIDTAAGVWKNPQIRFSHGDIFRISDIQEDLYKFRQGTLDVSNYFTQMKVMWDELETYRPITSCCCAIPCSCGALASICKYREQDYMIRFLKGLNEKFAHSKSQIMMMNPLPDIDKAFSLVIQQERELNHSNSIVAPTTNSSEESAAFHTNSSNDNGNGNSKTGNNYGKGRTQSYGGAKGHSRVCTHCGRTNHTVETCFQKHGYPPGFKSKGKSTNSVTQSDVSTDAALESSQQNSCKSSFGFTQEQYQNILALLQQSKHTSQANSITTSPFVLNSHSHNEQESFEGNDWYS; translated from the exons ATGGCATACCAGAGCTATAGCGATTTCTCCACAAATTCCACGAATCCTTTTTACCTTCATCCGAATAAGAATCCGTCTCTTGTTCTTGTGTCACCTTTGCTAGATGACAAGAATTACCATACCTGGGCAAGGTCAATGCACATCGCATTGATTTCCAAGAACAAGGAGCGATTCATCGATGGCACCATCATGAAACCTCCCGTTTTTTATCCTCTTTATGCTCCGTGGTTTTGCTGCAATACGATGGTACTAGCATGGATTCATCGTTTGATTTTTGAGTCAATTGCTAAATTCGTTCTTTGGATTGATACTGCAGCTGGCGTGTGGAAGAACCCGCAAATTCGCTTCTCTCATGGTGACATTTTCAGAATTTCTGACATTCAAGAAGATTTGTACAAATTCCGCCAAGGTACTCTTGATGTCTCCAATTATTTTACACAGATGAAAGTTATGTGGGATGAGCTTGAAACCTATCGTCCCATTACTTCTTGTTGTTGTGCTATTCCTTGTTCATGTGGTGCTCTTGCATCAATTTGTAAATATCGTGAACAGGATTATATGATTAGGTTTCTTAAGGGCTTGAATGAGAAGTTTGCTCATTCCAAATCCCAAATCATGATGATGAATCCTTTACCAGATATTGACAAAGCTTTTTCACTGGTTATTCAACAAGAACGTGAGTTGAATCACTCTAATTCTATTGTTGCACCTACTACCAACAGTTCTGAAGAGTCTGCAGCTTTTCACACCAATTCCTCTAATGACAATGGTAATGGTAATAGCAAGACTGGTAACAACTATGGTAAGGGCAGAACACAGAGTTATGGTGGAGCTAAGGGTCATAGTCGTGTTTGTACACACTGTGGTAGAACCAATCACACAGTTGAGACTTGTTTCCAAAAGCATGGATATCCACCTGGCTTCAAGAGCAAAGGCAAATCCACCAACTCAGTTACTCAGAGTGATGTATCTactgatgcagccttggaatctTCTCAGCAGAACTCATGCAAGTCTTCATTTGGTTTTACTCAAGAGCAATATCAAAATATTTTGGCATTActtcaacaatccaaacacacctCTCAAGCCAACTCAATTACCACATCACCTTTTGTTCTGAACTCTCACTCTCATAATGAACAAG AATCATTCGAGGGCAATGATTGGTATAGCTAA